From the Pangasianodon hypophthalmus isolate fPanHyp1 chromosome 17, fPanHyp1.pri, whole genome shotgun sequence genome, one window contains:
- the bmpr1bb gene encoding bone morphogenetic protein receptor, type IBb: MPRLLEPVAEGSLMARLLLLVFLLFLVGFSSNFTHANVLDAMLLRNSGKVTLDSRKEDSRSSVPVVPERTLWCHCYHHCPEDSVNNTCRTDGYCFTMVEEEEGGPPTLTSGCLGFVGSEFQCRDTGNSRLRRALECCTDQDYCNRDLHPTLPPINTPNYVDNSIHQMALFISVAVCSIILIFIIVFCYFRYKRQELRPRYTIGLEHDETYIPPGESLKDLIEQSQSSGSGSGLPLLVQRTIAKQIQMVKQIGKGRYGEVWMGRWRGEKVAVKVFFTTEEASWFRETEIYQTVLMRHENILGFIAADIKGTGSWTQLYLITDYHESGSLYDYLKSTTLDTRALLRLAYSAVSGLCHLHTEIFGTQGKPAIAHRDLKSKNILVKKNGTCCIADLGLAVKFISDTNEVDIPPNTRVGTKRYMPPEVLDETLNRNHFQSYIMADMYSFGLILWEIARRCVSGGIVEEYQLPYHDQVPTDPSYEDMREVVCIKRQRPSFANRWTSDECLRQMGKLMSECWAHNPGSRLTALRVKKTLAKMSESQDIKL, translated from the exons CGAACGTGCTAGACGCAATGTTGTTGAGGAATTCTGGGAAGGTGACGCTGGATAGCCGAAAGGAGGACAGTAGGAGCTCAGTGCCTGTGGTTCCTGAGAGGACACTGTGGTGCCACTGTTACCACCACTGTCCCGAGGACTCCGTCAACAACACCTGCAG AACTGATGGCTACTGCTTCACcatggtggaggaggaagagggcgGCCCCCCGACGCTCACCTCAGGCTGTTTGGGATTTGTGGGCTCTGAATTTCAGTGCAGG GATACAGGGAACTCTCGTTTGAGGAGGGCACTGGAGTGCTGCACTGACCAGGACTACTGCAACCGAGACCTTCACCCAACCCTGCCTCCAATTAACACCCCTA ACTACGTGGACAACAGCATCCACCAGATGGCTCTGTTCATCTCTGTAGCAGTGTGCAGCATTATCCTCATCTTTATCATTGTGTTCTGTTACTTCAG GTACAAGCGTCAGGAGCTGAGGCCCAGGTATACTATTGGTCTGGAGCACGACGAGACATACATCCCTCCAGGAGAGTCTCTGAAGGACCTGATTGAGCAGTCGCAGAGTTCAGGCAGTGGCTCAGGACTCCCCCTTCTG GTGCAGCGCACCATAGCTAAGCAGATCCAGATGGTGAAGCAGATCGGAAAGGGACGCTACGGGGAGGTGTGGATGGGCCGCTGGAGAGGCGAGAAGGTGGCTGTCAAGGTGTTCTTCACCACTGAGGAGGCCAGCTGGTTCCGAGAGACCGAGATTTACCAGACTGTCCTCATGAGGCATGAGAATATACTAG GCTTCATTGCGGCAGACATTAAGGGAACAGGTTCATGGACGCAGCTCTACTTGATCACGGACTACCACGAGAGCGGCTCTCTCTACGACTACCTCAAATCCACCACGCTGGATACACGGGCACTGCTGCGCCTGGCGTACTCGGCCGTCTCAGGGCTCTGCCACCTGCACACTGAGATCTTCGGCACACAGGGCAAGCCGGCCATCGCCCACCGCGACCTCAAGAGTAAGAACATTCTGGTGAAGAAGAATGGCACGTGCTGCATCGCCGACCTCGGCTTAGCCGTCAAGTTCATCAG TGATACCAATGAGGTGGACATTCCTCCTAACACAAGAGTGGGCACCAAGCGCTACATGCCCCCAGAGGTACTGGACGAAACCCTGAACCGCAACCACTTTCAGTCCTACATCATGGCTGACATGTACAGCTTCGGCCTGATCCTGTGGGAGATCGCCAGGAGATGTGTGTCAGGAG GAATTGTGGAGGAGTATCAGTTGCCTTACCATGACCAGGTACCCACAGACCCGTCCTATGAGGATATGAGAGAAGTGGTGTGTATAAAGAGACAGCGGCCCTCTTTTGCCAACCGCTGGACCAGCGATGAG tgcctGAGGCAGATGGGCAAGCTGATGAGCGAATGCTGGGCACACAACCCAGGCTCCCGCCTCACCGCCCTCAGGGTGAAGAAAACTCTGGCCAAAATGTCCGAGTCGCAGGACATTAAACTGTGA